The Streptococcus toyakuensis genome has a window encoding:
- a CDS encoding phosphoglycerate kinase has protein sequence MAKLTVKDVDLKGKKVLVRVDFNVPLKDGVITNDNRITAALPTIKYIIEQGGRAILFSHLGRVKEEADKAGKSLAPVAADLAAKLGQDVVFPGVTRGAELEAAINALEDGQVLLVENTRYEDVDGKKESKNDPELGKYWASLGDGIFVNDAFGTAHRAHASNVGISANVEKAVAGFLLENEIAYIQEAVETPERPFVAILGGSKVSDKIGVIENLLEKADKVLIGGGMTYTFYKAQGIEIGNSLVEEDKLDVAKALLEKANGKLILPVDSKEANAFAGYTEVRDTEGEAVSEGFLGLDIGPKSIAKFDEALTGAKTVVWNGPMGVFENPDFQAGTIGVMDAIVKQPGVKSIIGGGDSAAAAINLGRADKFSWISTGGGASMELLEGKVLPGLAALTEK, from the coding sequence ATGGCAAAACTTACTGTTAAAGACGTTGACTTGAAAGGTAAAAAAGTCCTCGTTCGTGTTGACTTCAACGTACCATTGAAAGATGGCGTAATCACTAACGACAACCGTATCACAGCAGCTCTTCCAACTATTAAGTACATCATCGAACAAGGTGGACGTGCAATTCTTTTCTCTCACCTTGGACGTGTGAAAGAAGAAGCTGATAAAGCTGGTAAATCACTTGCTCCTGTAGCAGCAGACTTGGCAGCAAAACTTGGTCAAGATGTTGTTTTCCCAGGTGTCACTCGTGGTGCTGAATTGGAAGCAGCTATCAACGCTCTTGAAGATGGACAAGTTCTTTTGGTTGAAAACACTCGTTACGAAGATGTTGACGGCAAAAAAGAATCTAAAAACGATCCTGAACTTGGTAAATACTGGGCATCACTTGGAGATGGTATCTTCGTAAACGATGCATTCGGTACAGCTCACCGTGCACACGCATCTAACGTTGGTATCTCAGCAAACGTTGAAAAAGCAGTTGCTGGTTTCCTTCTTGAAAACGAAATTGCCTACATCCAAGAAGCAGTTGAAACTCCAGAACGTCCATTTGTGGCTATCCTTGGTGGTTCAAAAGTTTCAGACAAGATCGGTGTTATCGAAAACTTGCTTGAAAAAGCTGATAAAGTCCTTATCGGTGGTGGTATGACTTACACATTCTACAAAGCACAAGGTATCGAAATCGGTAACTCACTTGTAGAAGAAGACAAATTGGATGTTGCGAAAGCTCTTCTTGAAAAAGCAAACGGTAAATTGATCTTGCCAGTTGACTCAAAAGAAGCTAACGCATTTGCTGGTTACACTGAAGTGCGTGACACTGAAGGTGAAGCAGTTTCTGAAGGTTTCCTTGGTTTGGATATCGGTCCTAAATCTATCGCTAAATTTGACGAAGCTTTGACTGGTGCCAAAACAGTTGTATGGAACGGACCTATGGGTGTATTTGAAAACCCAGACTTCCAAGCTGGTACAATTGGTGTGATGGACGCTATCGTGAAACAACCAGGAGTTAAATCAATCATTGGTGGTGGTGACTCAGCTGCTGCAGCGATCAACCTTGGACGTGCAGATAAATTCTCATGGATTAGTACGGGCGGAGGTGCTTCAATGGAACTTCTCGAAGGTAAAGTATTGCCAGGTTTGGCTGCACTTACAGAAAAATAA
- a CDS encoding FUSC family protein, producing MSYFKKYKFDKSQFKLGMRTFKTGIAVFLVLLIFGFFGWKGLQIGALTAVFSLRESFDKSVHFGTSRILGNSIGGLYALVFFLLNTFFHEAFWVTLVVVPICTMLTIMTNVAMNNKAGVIGGVAAMLIITLSIPSGETILYVFARISETFMGVFVAILVNYDIDRIRLFLEKKEK from the coding sequence ATGAGTTATTTTAAAAAATATAAATTCGATAAATCCCAGTTCAAACTTGGTATGCGAACCTTTAAAACAGGTATTGCTGTTTTTCTAGTTCTCTTGATTTTTGGCTTTTTTGGCTGGAAAGGTCTTCAAATTGGTGCTTTGACAGCCGTTTTTAGCTTGAGGGAGAGTTTTGATAAGAGTGTCCATTTTGGGACTTCGCGTATTCTAGGAAATAGCATCGGTGGCCTCTATGCCTTGGTCTTCTTCTTATTAAATACCTTTTTCCACGAAGCCTTTTGGGTGACCTTGGTAGTTGTTCCAATCTGCACCATGTTAACCATTATGACAAATGTAGCCATGAATAATAAAGCAGGGGTTATTGGTGGGGTAGCAGCTATGTTAATCATTACCCTATCGATTCCGAGTGGTGAAACAATTTTGTACGTGTTTGCGCGCATATCAGAAACTTTCATGGGAGTTTTTGTCGCAATTCTCGTAAATTACGATATTGATCGTATTCGTCTCTTTTTAGAGAAAAAAGAAAAATAA
- the glnR gene encoding transcriptional repressor GlnR codes for MKEKEFRRNMAVFPIGSVMKLTDLSARQIRYYEDQELIKPDRNEGNRRMYSLNDMDRLLEIKDYISEGYNIAAIKKKYAEREAKSKKAVSQTEVRRALHNELLQQGRFASVRSPFGRG; via the coding sequence ATGAAGGAAAAAGAATTTCGCCGAAATATGGCTGTTTTTCCTATCGGCAGTGTTATGAAGTTGACCGATCTATCGGCGCGTCAGATTCGTTATTATGAAGATCAAGAGTTGATTAAACCTGATCGAAACGAGGGGAACCGTCGCATGTATTCCTTGAATGACATGGATCGTCTGCTTGAAATCAAAGATTATATCTCTGAAGGTTATAATATCGCTGCCATTAAGAAAAAATATGCTGAACGTGAAGCGAAATCCAAGAAAGCGGTGAGTCAGACTGAGGTGCGCCGTGCACTTCACAATGAACTCCTTCAACAGGGGCGCTTTGCTTCAGTACGGTCACCTTTTGGTCGCGGTTAG